Below is a window of Camelina sativa cultivar DH55 chromosome 11, Cs, whole genome shotgun sequence DNA.
AAAATCCCAATATAATCATAGAGCCCAAATTTGAGTACAACTTACAAACTGCTTACAGAGATACAAAGATCAAAGAGCATCTTTCTAAAATTTAAGAGAATCATTTGCCTTTTGTTGAATTCAAAATCAATCTTATAAGCCTTTGGACAGACCCTCacatataattttagttaggaACTCGACTTTGTAtacagtttttgtatttttgtattatcaAATCGTATGCTTTATAAAAACGGtctttaaaatattgtaaaacacaaataaattattttccttttgcaaATTCCACAAGAGTTTATTACAACTTTCCTTTTGCATTATTCCATAAAGACGATAACTTAAATAAATCCCCTAATTTATTAGAATGCCACATCGCATTATTAGGCCTTTCCTTTATTCAAACACCAATCCAACTGAGACTACCAAACAAGAGAAGGGAACACAACAGTTTCAATTAGCTTACTCGAAGCCAAGTTGAGTGTAGCCTCTGTAGTCTGGTTCTTTTCAACCACAAGCTTCTTCAACCATTGTGACGAGTTCATCACAAAAGCCTCCACATCACCAGGCCCCATCAACCGACAACCTACGATGTCTAAAGTCTTCAACTTCACACAGTGTTTGTTCAAAGCAACCAACACCGCATCTGTCAAATGCTTACAATCTCTCAGATTCAACTCAACCAAACCATTGCAAGAAGCCAGCATCGAAACAACTTCTTTGTCGAACAACCACTCGTTCCGAGTCAGATCTAGTTTCCTCAACCTTCTCAAATGCTGTCCTAACGTCGCCAACAAACCACGCTCTCGTTCAATCGCGTTGCAGCTAAGCAATGAAAGCTCTTCAAGACTCGAGCTAAAGCTTAGAGCCAACATCTTTAGACTCAAACCAGACACAAAAGTGCCGCTTGTAAGCCTGATACTAGACAGAGACTTGAAATTGGTAGCGAGAGAGACAAGATGATCATCGGTCAAATCCATAGGTAGACGCAAATCGAGTCTTTCCAAAGTATCAAAACATGTAGCATTGTTCATGAAGTGAACCAACCCATCTTTGCTTCCACCATCATGTATCAACAGAGACTTCAAAGACTCACAAATCTCTGTAACTTTCAGCAAGACCACATCAACCACACTCCTACACGTTATTAACTCAATCTCTTCCACGTTCATCAAACACAGCCCTAAAAACTCTGTTTCTCCAATGCTTCCGCAacgtttcagtttcagtttctttAACTTTCTGCAACTCTTCCATAACCAGTTAactccatcatcatcagattGGATTCCGGATAAAGAAACCGATTCCAAACCCAATTCTACAACTTCCGGGTTAGTATTAGACCCGGAAGATGAAGGATCTCTTGTGTGAACATCGATTGATAACTCCTTGAgagatgaaaacagagcaatccAGGTGAAATCTGAGTTCTGTTGTTTCCAAAGTTTGATGGATAGAGAAGTGAGAGATAAAGAAGTAGAGAGAGGAAgcaaagatgatgaagagatcGGACCGAACAAGAAACTGAAATCTCTGAGGTTGAAGCAGCAAGAAGATATGATTGAGATGAGCTCATCGTTGAAACTCGTGTGATACTCATTATAAGAACAAATTGGGTTAGTGATTGTGGTTTTGATGGTGACAgggaagcagagagagagggaagagagagaaggacgGTTACGGAGGATAGAGGGCAAAAGGGTAATCACAGAACCGTCGTGAGGACTGAATTGTAAAGACATGGAAGTCTTTGTTGCTCTGTAAAGACGGAGCCATCGCTTTGAGACAAGAGGAACCGATTCGAAAGAAGGTAACgatgagaaagaggaagaagacgatggcagtcttgtaaatatCTCGCCGAGAATCTCATCGAATAAAACTTCATCCATTTTTTGGGAGAAATCGGAatcgaaagaagaagatgatgagacttttcttcttcttcttcttcttcgtggcTCTGGTTCTTGacacttgtgttgttgtttgattcttgaGTCACGCAAGAGacggcaaaaagaaaaaagaatttgatAAGTTGAGTTGTGTTTGTCGTATGAAAAATTCTTACATTTAATAGcattaaatttgtaatatatttataatcacatttatatttttaaccaaaaaaaaagatttataataACGTAAAGTCTTCAATCTAGCATttagttaggtttttttttctttaacgtTAGCATATTTAATTATCCAATCAGAATTATCAGATAAagtagtttttcttttatttctttttgttgacatTGTAAagaatcaaatattataatttatccAAATAAATAACTAAAGAAAAAGGGAATCTATGGGTCTTAAATCAACTGAGGGAGAAGAACCAACCTTTCACTTAagtcaaaaatatgtttattactttgtgaaattaataatttattttcttcagttTTAATAATTAGGTGAAATATAAGGAGTTAGgtgcttttttgttttaaggGTTGAGTTGTCGTTAAAGATAAAATGGAAATGTCGTTAAAGAAAAGATAAAGCTACCTTTCTTACTTAAATACGAGGACAAGTGCGTGAATTAAGTAATTTTACGTGTGTTTGTGTGTAAGTAAACAATTTTGTTGTCAATTTctataagtaaagaaaatggCTCAATACTTCTTTAATGTGTTTAATTTAAAACCTCgcaaattttgtttgataaaataaatacgAAAAAACTTCCTCAAACAAAAACTTGGTGACATAatcaccaaataaaatataaaatatttaaaacgcTTTATGTCAAGTTCGTGTATTATaacttattttcaattaaaaaatgttacttttgtgtttgttattttattatttgctaTATCGGTCTTTTTAGAGCCGGTCTGACATATTTAAGTtcctagacaaaaaaaaaatgccattctattttttatatacaaataaaataaaattttatgttacaaaatcatttaaaaatccCATATACATATACCGTTTGTAAAAACTACAATCATACTAAGTTATCTTTGGAAACCAAAATATCACTATTAAATTTATGAACAATAGAcaatatataactttatattgataaatattttggttaacTTAAAGTCCACAAACATGgtaaaaaaatccaataaaaattACTCATAATAAAATGTCCtctgatatttttctttttaggtaaAAAaccagaattttttaaaatatgttccTAAAAATTAGATGTCCTAAGTCATCGCTTGGGTAGTTTGTGCTGTGCATTGGGACTGAGTCTTTAGGAAATCCAAGGATACTTAGATCGTTATTGTAGCTTGTCTCAACGTTcgtatcatatttttttaggataatgatttctccgtcttgttcttcttggatTATAGTGATCCTGAACGTGACAAGTATATCCAACTCAGGCTGTGCACGAACATGTTCTTGCCACCAGGTAACATCATGGAATAATATGAGCCACTTGTATAGTAATTTGTAATGCGCCTTTCGTCTAGTCAGTATGCATTTCGCCAAGTACTAGAGTAGTTGACTTTTGTGGATGAGGACTGCAATAGTGTAACGATTTGTCATGTACCAAAGTAGGAGGTATGCTTCTATAGGAAACCGGCCATAATGAGCAGGGTTTATATGGATGGTGGTAAGGAAGGGATAGGCCGGGTGGTAAGGGAGGCCAAGAAATGGACCCTGATCAAGACCATACCGGTGTATATAAAGCTTTAGGAAACCATGTAGTGTCTCAATCCCTCTGTAGATCAATACATTGTCGAGTAACGATTCTCTTATTCCATGCGGCATATCGGCAATCTTTTTTCGCAGGTTATTTTCTGTTGGATTGTCTGGACTGAGGGTGTATATCATGGGTACTATTGTCGAGATTTGACGCTGAGTTCTTGAAAGAAAATCTGGGAGGAAGTTGTCTTTTCCTTTGATGTGTTTAACATCGAATTTCCACTGGGAAAACCAACTTGCCCACCTGAGTAACTGAGCTTGTGGTAGTACCTTCTGCTTGAACTGAATCATTTTTGGAAAGGATGACATGTCCATCTCGATGAGGAAATGTTGGCCCACCAaatgaaactcaaatttttcTATTCCTCTTTTGACAGCGAGTATCTCCTTGTAAGTAGAATGATAATGTTTTTCACTATCTTTGAAGACTCCACTTTTATAGCCACATATCTGTCTTTTAcctttctcgtcttcttctaaGAGTATTGCTCCCCAATAGCAATCACTTGCGTCCGTCTGCAgaattctttttccttttgctgGGATTTTTAGTGCTGGTAAGGTTGTGGaaattttcttcaattcttttaCTGCTTCTGTGCATTTCTGGCTCCAAGGAGGGGCATCTTTCTTGAGTTGAGCAGAGAGAACCGATCTGTGTTTTGCAAGACCATGAATGAAATCCGACATATAATTGACAATCCCCAGAAACTGTTGGACTTGCTTGAAAGATAGTCGTTCATCTGGAAACTCATTGAGTTGGGTGGCAATGTGAGGTTGGAGGTAGTATTCTCCCTTGGATATGTGCATTCCCAGAAAATCAATCTCCGTTTCTCCGATCaccattttcttttctgataGCATAATACCGTATTTTTGTACGATACTGTGGAACTTTGCCAATAATGAAGTGTGGGAATCTATGTCTGGCGAGAATAGCAGAATATCGTCGATATACACCAGCGCATTTGGGAGGATAGGCTCGAATATCTTGATCATAGCTTTTTGGAATAATGAAGGAGCTACCTTTAGTCCAAAAGGCATGACTTTCCAGTGGTAATGACGATCTGGTACACAAAATCCCGTCTTTGGTCTGTCTTCTGGTTTGATTCCAAGCTGCCAAAATCCTGCTTTTAAGTcaaatttggagaagatttgtgCTTGCGGGAGTTTTTGGAATAACACTTCTCTCTTTGGCAAAGGAAACTTGTCATCGGCAAGGAAATGGTTGAGTGGTTGATAGTTGATGACCAATCTGAGTTTTCCTCGCACCTGTTCAGCCCGTTTGTTGACGTAGAATGCTTCGCATGCCCAAGGTGAAGTGGTCTTCTCAATGAGATCTTCTTTTTGGAGTTGGTCAATCTCTTCGAGTGCAAGATTGTAGTGATCTGGGTTCATTCCTGGGTGACTTGCTTTAGTTGGGTTGATATCTTCATTCTTCTTGAAAGGTAAGGATATGAAGAAATCTGGATTCTTCCATAAAGGAGATGAGCACTTTGTGAGAAACTCCGAATGAGAGGTGGCGCAAGATGTCTTTgctatttcttcttttatgggATTAAGCATCTCCATAGGGTATAGATGAGACACCGTTGTCCAAGGTAGCAGCTGATTTTTGTGCTTGAGACCTTTTGGGTGCCACGAAACTCTCCGAAGACTATGGAGGATATCAAATCCAAGTATAAAGTCCTTTCCAGGGAGTTCAGAACCAAATACTTTGGATTTAATCATGTATCCGGGGAAAAGTTGGATGTATATTGGCTTGCTGATAAGAGAGATATGAAATATCTGGCCGTTGGCTGCTTTGAAAGCGACTGAACATGAATTCCAATGTGAAGCTGGGAGGAGGTCTGGTTTGATGATGGATGAAGCAGCTCCAGTGTCAAAATAGGCAATGACCGGTATTGGTTTATCATACTTGTTTGGGAAGATGTAGATCTTGGCATTTGGAGATGGTTGGGTTAGATACACCAATTCTTCTTGATGTGATTGCTCTACTTTGCAGAAATCGAATGTGTAGAGGTCAAACAACATGAACTGGTCGTCTCTATCGCTTTCATCTCCAGTATCCTCTTCTGAAGATTCATCTTCAAACTCCATACCCATTGCAAGAACTGTATCATCAGTTGGTTCATCATCAAGGGAAAAGATGGATTGAATATCCGAGTCATCAATATCTTCAACTTGTGCCAAGTAGCCAAGGaggttctctctcttcttcttgttaggacaCTGTTTCGCATAATGTCCCTTCTTCTTGCAGATGTAACATCTGTCTGATTTTTTGAAAcctctttgagttttcttcctgaagaatttccatttctttctaGAAGATAACTTTGGATATTTCTTCTGCCACTTGCTTCtatagcttttttcttttccatgactTGTAGAACAATGGCATTTCTTTTCTCTGCATTTGATACTGAGTTCCGGCCGATCACATGCTTTTCCTAGAAGTTTTCCTTGTTCCTGAAGCTGTTTGAAAAACTTCTGGTGGTTGCATAGCTTTTCAAGGGCTGCCagagaaatttgatatatttctccGAGTGAAGCTTGATTGAGAGGCATATTCTTGAGAGACAATACCCTTGACGTTTCATTTCCAAGTGGTTCTGGAAGTGAATTCAGGTACGCCTGTTTGAGGTTGACATCATCTATTCCATTTAGGGCATAGAATCTCTTTGACATCCGCTCATAATGTCTTTCAAGATCCTTCCTCTTGAAGGAACATCATCTCATGCTAAGATATTCTTCTCTTGCTTGGATAGTATAGTGATCCCATGTGCCGAGAAATTCATTATGAATGTGTCCCACCAAAGCATCGATTGTTGGAGATTGTCGGATTTGTAATTGTCGATATTGACCTAGGCTTATCCACCATTGCCTGAGACGTCCTTGGAATTTAGCCACCAGTTTATCAATCGATGTAGGTAAAGTGGCTCCTGGGttaagttgttgttctgttAGCCATGCATGCATCTCATATACTTTGTCACGCCATTTTGAAGGGGgaacatcatcaaaagagaAACCCTTATGTGGTTCTGTACTAAACCGCGGGTTTCCTTCTGTCTGATCTTGTCCAGTTCTTGGGTTTCTTCATATACGTTTCCACCTTCACTCTCTATGTCTTCTTCAACCACAGCAGGTGAAGCCATCATAAAATGTGGGATCATGGCCTCATCATTCTCATCTTTTAATGTTGTTGGTACCTTATTCATCATACTTCCTTGAGAaagtcttttttcttgttttgcgaCCTTCTCGAGAAAAACAGTGATTGGATTAGCGTGCTCCACCATGAATTGCATTTTGCTGGCTTCGGGTTGGTCTTGAGATTTTGATGTCTCGGTAAGCGGTTTGGGTGGTTCAAGTATGGCTTCCTTCCCTGGTCTTTTTTCTgttggctttttctttttggtagactGTTGTTCATAGAGAACTTTTGTTGGTAAGAAGGAGGATGCTCCAAAAATACTTGGGTCTTGGGAAAAAGATAAAGGTTGTGTTTGGGCTGTGTAAGGTGGTGTGTAGATGGGATATGGTGTAAAAAGGTCATATGGAGTTGGTGGTTGAGTTTT
It encodes the following:
- the LOC104724405 gene encoding uncharacterized F-box/LRR-repeat protein C02F5.7-like; this translates as MDEVLFDEILGEIFTRLPSSSSSFSSLPSFESVPLVSKRWLRLYRATKTSMSLQFSPHDGSVITLLPSILRNRPSLSSLSLCFPVTIKTTITNPICSYNEYHTSFNDELISIISSCCFNLRDFSFLFGPISSSSLLPLSTSLSLTSLSIKLWKQQNSDFTWIALFSSLKELSIDVHTRDPSSSGSNTNPEVVELGLESVSLSGIQSDDDGVNWLWKSCRKLKKLKLKRCGSIGETEFLGLCLMNVEEIELITCRSVVDVVLLKVTEICESLKSLLIHDGGSKDGLVHFMNNATCFDTLERLDLRLPMDLTDDHLVSLATNFKSLSSIRLTSGTFVSGLSLKMLALSFSSSLEELSLLSCNAIERERGLLATLGQHLRRLRKLDLTRNEWLFDKEVVSMLASCNGLVELNLRDCKHLTDAVLVALNKHCVKLKTLDIVGCRLMGPGDVEAFVMNSSQWLKKLVVEKNQTTEATLNLASSKLIETVVFPSLVW